The Denticeps clupeoides chromosome 10, fDenClu1.1, whole genome shotgun sequence DNA window CAGTACTAAAACATTTGACCTATTAATTGACTGACAAAAAAACAGTTCAGCCGGTATTTCATTGGACtggactgactgactgactgactgcgtgtgtgcgcctgtgtgtttagggtggCAGCTCAGCACGCGACTTCATCTGCACCCAAGGGCCACTGAGAAATACTATGGCTGACTTCTGGAGAATGGTGTGGGAGCAGAACGTGCACATTATCATCATGGTCACCGCTCTGAGGGAGAGCGGCAAGGTGAGCAGCGGCGATTTGTGGTCCGTGGTTTGGATTCAAAAGACAGAGGAGACTAATGAAAGTGTCCTCCTCTACACAAGGTGATCTGCTTCACAGTTTGCTTTCGTCCTTACTGGATCTCCACATCAGACTGATTCGTTTTTTTAGACTGATGTCTAGGTGGTTTTCAAGCAACCATGGAGTGTTCCTGGATATCCTGAATTGTAATGCCGCATGAAGGAGGCACAAGTGCAGAACATgattgaagatttttttttaataaactaaaagaaaaaatggaaaacaaacaTGTGCAACATATACACAGCATGACAGGGATGGATCTGATTGATATCCATACATCCATACAACTGATGTATGAATCCAATCATATAATGGGTCTAAACCAGAAGCACCTTTGGTACCCCTGGTACCCCTGCTGTCGATTTGTGCCACCTTGTGGTCCAGGTGCACCGTGGCAtcacataaacacaataaatgggtgttcacttcactttcacctcaccTGATGATGAAAAAATGTCTCATGTCTGTGATCTACCCTCCAGTTTATATAATAACATTACTGTACTAAACATTTCCCACAACCCCTAATAAAAAACAGACTAGTTAATTGCCTAAAATAGCAAAAGTGTTGTTGTGATCTAATGCTACGGATGTCACACCACATTTTAAGATGGAAAACCATAAACATCctatggtggtgtgtgtgtatatcatgtAGTGTATAAACGTTTGATAAGGTATGCCCCTAAACACAACAACTCTTTCATTTTCTTGCTTTCCTGTGCATTGCCAGTCACAGGCATGCTGCAGTAACCCTCATCCATCACGACAATGCCTTGACCCAACGTAGGTAATTTGATGGCCTTTGTACTCTACACTTGTCTTACTAAGCCTTTTCTGACCCACAGGTTCTCTGCGATCAGTACTGGCCACCAGAGAGAGGGACAGGCTGCTATGGTAACATCCAGgtaacaacagcaacatgcaAGCGTTGCCCTGAGTCATACATCACCTCTATTTACCTGCAACAGGTGAGAGAGACACACTGTGCACCCTGATCTTTAACCCATGCATGCTAGACGGGGCTTACGCCACAGGCCACCAGCCACATGGTGTCAGTTTTGGCTATTAAGCATATTGATGTTTTCCAGAGCGGCTCTTCCAGCCGACGGAAGGTAACTCACTACCTGTATCCGGGCTGGCCGGACCAGGGGGTCCCACACAACCTCTCCTCCCTCGGCGCCTTCGTCGAGCATGTGCGACAGCACATGGACAACACGCAGCGCCTCGGACCTACTGTGGTGCATTGCAGGTCTGAAAATCCCACTTAGTttacataaatgtttatttctcTCTTGATTTGACAAAAAGATGGATTGGTTATAATAGTGTAGTAGAAAATGTAAGGGTTTTATATGgcgtaaaaaggaaaaaaaaataattaaagttaTGAGTTTATATAAATCACATTGGATTAATGTTATCAAAATTTTATTCAGAGCCGGTTCCATTTCTTTCATATATGACGAAATACTAATCTTAACTGTTTCCACTTGCTTAAATCCCACGGCTGTTTATTCTACAAAGCACAGCGATGCATTTGGTTGTTCCTCATCTTTTAGATAAACCACCACCAACATTTGAGCAGCAGCTGAACCTTTGGAAATCTCGCCATCTGAGCGCACTCTGTGCGTCTCAACCAAACTGACTTCCTGTTTCCATTTCCCCCTTGGGTTATGAGTGGGTGTATCTGTGTGTCAGGAACCTTATGTGATaatgacaggtgtgtgtgtgtgtgtgtgtgtacagtgcagGAGTAGGTCGCTCGGGCTCATTCGTAGCATTACTGTGGCTGACGcaactgtgtgtgcgtgggaTACTTCCTGACGTGAAGGCAACAGTGCAAGACCTGCGCCGGCACAGAGTGCTCATGGTGCAGACGCTGGtgagaaacacacacccacactttTGGTGGGGACTTAATGCAATAAGCGTGCAGTTTAAATCAGAAACATACACAAGACCCACTTTCTCAGCCTAAACCCACTTTCTCACCCTAAACACAATAAATCGTTCATTTTCTTGCTTTCCTGTGCATTGTGTTTTCCCAGGAACAGTACATATGTGTACACAAGTGTCTGCTGCACTGGCTGGGTGCAGACAATAAAGATCCTCAGTCACGGTGAGAACTATTCCACTATTATTGGCACATTTGCATCTTTTAGACTTTTATACACCCTTAATTTACCAAGATAGCAGCACAGAGTCTTCTCTTGTGACCTTTCATATGTTTGGAGAACACAGAGCAAGGCTGTGGAGAACATTCTTCTTTGCTAAATCTCTCCAGATCTTGTGAGGTCCTCAGCCCTCACCTGTGTTCCCTTCTCTTCAGCTGATTTTGTGGTCAGTTAACCACTGTGGTGTTGACTTGGACGTGCAATGAGGGTCCAGTGACAACTCACTTTTAATTCGCTGGTGGAGTAGGAATAAACCTGCCTCCTGTGTTAACAAGTTAAACACGAACTATGTTACTCTGTTTTAATGCTTGACATAATGGCAGTACTTGTAATGCCTAATTTTTCTAGAGGTTGCTACTCACTGTGAGAAGCTTTAGAACCAGTGACAGTGCACTGAATCATTTCATCAAAAtaacatggggtggtagtagcctagtggataacacactcgcctatgaacacgAAGTCcaaggttaaaatcccacttactaccattgcgttcctgagcaagacggggactgtccctgtgactactgattgtcgctctggataagggcatctgataaatgctgtaaatgtgtgtaagtatgtgtgtgtgtgtatgtgtgtctatatatatatatatatatatatatacacacacacacacacacacacacacacattaatatagACATATATTTCTGCTCAATTGAGATTAAGTAAGAAATGTCACATCGTCCCTGTACCTACAGGACCCAGGGTGCACATCTGCACACATCTGTTCCGCAGCAGAGTCAGCCCCGTTCCAGGAGTCAGAACAGCAGGAAATCGACTCGACGCGCCCACCAATCAGAAACAGctcacagccacacacagcaACCATCTCAGAGCATCCTGCAGGCCCTTCACACGCACTTGAGGGTCATACACCCCTCAAACCTGCTCAGGAGGATGCGGCCACActccacaaacccacaaacctcAGCAAACACCCACCAATAGACGCATGatgacagacacaaacacacagagacattgCTATggactgaattttggaaagatttGCTTGCTTCTGCCAATTTCATGAGCCTTgaaataagacacacacacaatacacatgCACTTCCAGCAGTCACGGACTAAAAAGTTAGTGGTCTGGAAGCTTCCATGAGGATCACAGTATCGTTTCATACAGTGTACCCATGGGCCAGGGTGGAGATGGAGCTAAACCTGGACAAACTGACAAATGTGACTGTAGGGGATGGGATTGGGAAGGACAACGATTTTACATGGTGCTaaacaattaaatgaaataaaaaaattaaattacagaaaCCATGACAGTGTACTGTACATAAGAACACAATTTTATCCAAATATTCTTAAGGTGTGGATCAATATTCAGGCCAAGGACTATAATTTCAGATAGAGCAAGTTACGTATGTATGAGTaaattacagggagtgcagaattattaggaaaatgagtattttgtccacatcatcctcttcatgcatgttgtcttactccaagctgtataggctcgaaagcctaccaccaattaagcatattaggtgatgtgcatctctgtaatgagaaggggtgtggtctaatgacatcaacaccctatatcaggtgtgcataattattaggaaacttcctttcctttggcaaaatgggtcaaaagaaggacttgacaggctcagaaaagtcaaaaatagtgagatatcttgcagagggatgcagcactcttaaaattgcaaagcttctgaagcgtgatcatcgaacaatcaagcgtttcattcaaaatagtcaacagggtcgcaagaagcgtgtggaaaaaccaaggcgcaaaataactgcccatgaactgagaaaagtcaagcgtgcagctgccaagatgccacttgccaccagtttggccatatttcagagctgcaacatcactggagtgcccaaaagcacaaggtgtgcaatactcagagacatggccaaggtaagaaaggctgaaagacgaccaccactgaacaagacacacaagctgaaacgtcaagactgggccaagaaatatctcaagaattatctttctaaggttttatggactgatgaaatgagagtgagtcttgatgggcccgtggctggattggtaaagggcagagagctccagtccgactcagatgccagcaaggtggaggtggagtactggtttgggctggtatcatcaaagatgagcttgtggggccttttcgggttgaggatggagtcaagctcaactcccagtcctactgccagtttctgcaAGACACCTTcctcaagcagtggtacaggaagaagtctgcatccttcaagaaaaacatgattttcatgcaggacaatgctccatcacacgcgtccaagtactccacagcgtggctggcaagaaagggtataaaagaagaaaaactaataacatggcctccttgttcacctgatctgaactccattgagaacctgtggtccatcatcaaatgtgagatttacaaggaagGGAAAACAGTTCACCTCTCtaaacagtgtctgggaggctgtggttgctgctgcacgcaatgttgatggtgaacagatcagtttttttgttaagttgcctaataattatgcacagtaatagtcacctgcacacacagatatccccctaaaatagctaacaaactaaaaactacttccaaaaacattcagcttcgatattaatgagtttttgggttcattgagaacatggttgttgttcaataataaatttattcctcaaaaatacaacttgcctaataattctgcactccctgtatgtttTGGAGAGGAGGTGTACTCTGATTCAGTCATCTGAGAAATGCCTGGACTGTGATGGGTTTGTGTGTATTATCACCAACACCAGGTGACTCTCTATTGAGGAGCTCAGTGGTCTGGATGGAGTATCTCACTGAAGACACTAAGCAAAGTGGAGTTTCAGTAGAGTTGCCCAAAGGAGCCTAGCAAGTTCTGATTGTTTAATTAAAGTACTTATTGTTTCAACCCATCCCATAAAAGGTGCAACCCACCTGGAAGGTTTACAACAGACAAGATGTTCTTGCTTCTTCTTATGAGCCTGTTCATAAAAGAGAGCAAGTAAAGCTAAGCAGACTGAGAAATCAGAACAAGTCTGTTTTTATGTACGGTACACATCTGAAAGTATAATACAGTCCCTCCCAGGGCCACAGTCCATGTACATCTGTATGTGCAGAAGAAGCATCTTGTAGAAATTTCTGATGGTCTTCTTTAGTCTTTTCACCACATCACCACCTTGTGGTCAACCCATGAAACACCAGGCTGCGTGAGGTTGCCGTAGGTTACAGAGGCTTTATTGTGAAGTAGAGATGAGAGCCGTGAAGATCTGTGAAGTTCTCAGAGTCTTTCAGCACAGAGAGAGCCAAATGTGCTGCTGTTTACTGGTGGGATTCCTTGCCATTCTGCAGGTGTTTGACACTAAAAGGAGAATTGTGGGTTTTGTGTGTCCGCACCCGTGAGGACACACAGTCACTAATCATTTCTGGCAACGCTGTGCAGCTTGGTACAAATAGAAAGACATAAGATAGAGAAAATTGGACAAAGACTGAAGAACAACAATGATTCAAgtcagaaaaaatatataaataatataaatgaatcTCAGTAACGTATTCTACATGGGTTTGGTCACAGACTCAAAaggcaaaacaaaacaaacaaaaaaaaaagaccttttaaAAGTTATTAAGCAAACAATGGATGAAGGCAAAATGACAAAACTTTGGCAAAGATATTCCTGTCTGTAAGGCTCATTAATGTGCGTAATTAAGACCGTGTCTTGTCAGAGAACACAAGAACATGCAGAAAACTGAAAACCGAAGACAGAGACGtggaaaagaacagaaaaaaggtCCATGTGTGCAGAGTCTCTACTGCAGGCTCcccgttgccatggtgattgCTTCCTGTATTTCCCGCACCACGAGGATGCGAGTGAGCATGTGCTCCACCTGCTCACGCGAGACTGGCTGCGTCGAGTACCAAATGGGGCTGTCCGGCGAGACCACAGGTTCAGGGGTCAGATAGAAAGCATCATTCCTGCCTTTTGCTGTCTGAGGGCTGcgagcagaaaaaaagtttcataaTAAAATCTACACTGAAATTTACATATGTTTAAGCTTGTATGTTCAGATTCAATACCATATATTtggtatatacagtacaggtcaaaagtttggacacacctactcattaaatgtgttttctttattttcctgactatttacattggtagattctcactgaaggcatcaaaactacgaatgaacacatgtggagttatgtactcaacaaaaagtggagacctggcctccacagtcaccggacctgaacccaatccagatggtttggggtgagctggaccgcagagtgaaggcaaaggggccgaCAAGTGctaactccttcaagactgttggagaactccttcaagactgttggagaaccatttctgatgacgacctcttgaagctcatcgagagaatgccaagagtgtgcaaagcagtgatcagagcaaagaaactagaatataaaacatgttttcattgatttcaacttttttttgttaagtacataactccacatgtgttcattcatagttgtgatgccttcagtgagaatctaccaatgtaaatggtcatgaaaataaagaaagcacatcgaatgaaaaggtgtgtccaaacttttggcctgtactgtgtgtgtgtgtgtgtgtgtatgtgtgtgtgtgtgtatataaaaaccTGCATAGAAGCTTATGTGAGCACAGGCTTCCAGGCTATTGTTTCTGAAGCACTAGCAATTATATTATAGTCAGTCTCAGTGAGTGCTCACCATTTGAAGAGGTAAAAGTCATAGAGTTTGATGGGGCAGCGAAGAGGGTTTTCTGGGTGCTCAGACTGTTCAGCATACATGTCATCGGTCActtcacacatgtgcacaaacatatttaaaaaaaaaaagattaaattagCTAATGCAGGTCCACTTCAAATTCCTcagccacaaaaaaacaaaatttttttaaaccaggccACAACAATCCATGAAAAAGCTTAGAGGGACTGATCCACACCTTTCTGGCCTAAATGGTGTGGCCCGGCCCCCTTCAGGAAACGGATGCTGGTGCTCTTGTCTTTAGGGTTGGAAGGGTTCTTCTTGGTGTGCCTAAGGACCTTTGAGAAGGCAACCTTCAAGTGCTGATCCACCGACATCAGCTGGAAATACCTTTAGGAAAgagaaaaatacatattatcataacaacaataataaatacaaataacaatTGTAAGAATTTTGATGGGCTATAGGGGTACTACTATGTTCTGCTGATTAACCATGAGCAGAGAGGCAGTGCACACCTTTCACCAGTGTCCTTTACACAAGAGTGTATTTAAAAGAGATCATATTTGTGGACCGCTTACTTTGTGTTGAAGAACATGAGGGTGGTTAATAGCGTAGACGGTGAATGTGCTCCCAGTTGTTTACACTCCCAAAGCATCTCTTCGGTCACATGGCTGGGCATGACATAACCTACAAAGACAGATGAAACCATGAAAAATTTCTCCTTCACCTTGCATATAACAGTGTTTGGAATGTTGACAAACTGGTCTCATTTACTGTTGTGATCAGGAAAGGAATTCAAATGATGGAATGGGGAAAgactacaaaaataaaaacataattttccaGAGAACATAACTTAAGAACCAGATAGCCTACTTCATAGTAGTTTCAGAATTTGTAGGGTGACATCATCGTATTTTTACCTAGTGGATGAATGCTGGGTTTCCATGGCTCCAGTATCCTGTGCAGCCATTGGTGGAAGCGTGAGTAGTAGGGGTCAGAGAACACATCATCCACTCGCCCATTTTCAAACAGATACTACAAAAAAaacgagaggaaaaaaaaaatctactcatTAAGTGTGGAAGTAGCCACCtgtgccatttttgttttctggCTGAATTTGAACTGGCATTAGGAATGTTTGTGAGAATGTCCACATGGTGTTGCATGGCTTTATAAAAATGGCAAGTCCCTGTGTTTTCACAGCATTCATTCGGCCAAtcaatggacatttacattccTAGTAGTGGTACTGGGATTGTAATAGGCCCTAGCAGTAAAGGAGCCAAATTAGTCCCGCCAAAAGAGGTGTTCATGGAACCAAAATAAATCCTAAATCCTGTATTGCAAATTCAACAAAAAAGGGGATACTGCTGACAATAGTAAAAGGAACTGTGAAGTAGCTCCTCTTCAGTGGAAAGGTTCTATTGTCCGCATTTCACCTTCTGTATACACAGGAAGATGTAGTAAAGTACGTCAGCTTCATACGCCTCCCCCTCCATCCCTCGCGCCTCCTCTGTCATCATTGCCAGAGCCACGTTCAGCTCGGCCACAGCACAGGATATCAGGTCCTCCTGGTACCGCAGCAGCTGACGACCTGTACACATGCAAACAAGCACTGTAGCAATGGAACCTTAATAATAACTTTTGTAATAAAACACTGTACATGACAGATCTGGAAATTATCAAAGAACATTCCGCGGAACGTGATAAACAATTGCCCTGCTATAGGCTATACTGTCTCACCATGTTTCAGTGATAAAATTGTTGGTTACATTAGTTTACGAATCTAAAAAGAGAGTTAGACTTGATATTCTGGACTTCCATGCATTGTAGTTTACATGGTTTTATATAAAACGTTTTACCCATTGATAGCATTTTGCAAAAGCTTTACTATGGAACTTTAGCAGGGTTTTTATGAGTAAGTCTCATGTGTTGTTCAGATTTTGACTCACGTCCAATAGGAGCAAGTTTGGTCTGCTCGTTCTTCTCCAGCTCTGAATTCTTGTGTTGGGCCCACAGCTTCCAGACCACCAACCCCTCATCTGGCTTCAGAGAGGTGGGCAACAGCAGCTCAGGTGGAGCCTGCGGCTCAGATTCCACTTCGGTCACTGTCACAGCCTGAGCCTGTCGGCAGGAAGGGATAGATACTTCAAACACACTAACAAATCATGAGCAAGCAGctattttcatatataaaaagtgaagtgattcctCTGTAAGTAatccttccgattacaggtcctcttctataaccgctaggccaccactgtcccaaaaatgtttcctctgcttttattcaATCACCTTCGCTAGGCGGCATTCATTCTTGCCCTTACCTGCAGTTGGTGCTCCGTGGCCACTCCCCCTTGCGCTTGTACAATTTGCTGCTGATGGGGGTCCCAGATCTGCAGTGACTGTGTAGCGTTAGGATACGTGCCATTAACTGTCTGCACAGCAACCGGGATGTGGATGTTTCCGTTCATGAACTGGGCAGGGAAGAGTGTGTTCGCCAGCGTCTGTACCGTCTCCTCCTGTCCCGCAACCACCCCGGATAACGTCGCTGTGGAAACTGCAGAAGCGGCACCCGTGGAGACGCTGGCAACCGCCATCTTTAGCTGCTTGTCTTTGTCATCGGTGGTTGTGAGTGTTGGCGCAGCGACCTGCAATGCGGTGGTGCCGTAGGCATCCTGAGGAATGGCGATGTGGGCGATGCCCTGCTGCTGTGCCGGGGCCGAGTACACTGGGATTGTCCACGTCTCACCTGAGAAGGAGAGAAACAGGAACAGAAATGATTATTAACTAATGGTTACTTTAGATCATTGATTAATCTTTTTGATAACTTGATTGGTTGTCAAAACAGCTGCGCATTTTAGACTTTCAtggacattttggtttattaaaGGTCATGGATCTGTAATAAACCTTTGTAGCCCGCTAAGATAAACCCTTCTGCCACGCTCTTTCAATGCAAATTAAGCAACAGCAACATCTGTATGTATAATGGCATGATGACTACTAATCGATGAATAAATTAGTTGGCATCTACTTTGATAATTGATTATAACTGAATGTATTGATGTACTGATAGACCTATGttacttaaattattattattattaatttattttcatttctgacaAACCAAAGACACCAGTTAGAAGAAAGACAACCTCAAAACCACATCAATAATTGTTTATGACTCCCCCCCTCGTCCTACCTCTGGTTCTAAAACCATCCCTACACAGATGCGGCATAAGCCAGAACCAGATTTCAATACTGCAATTACTGCCCgcacatgtgtatatatatgtgtgtgtgtgtgtgtgtgtgtgtgtgtgtgtgtgtgtcgacaCGTCGATGTCACAGGCACAAACCGACGACCCCTGAGAGAGAAATACCCACTCTCAGCATGATGGAAGGTGGTCAGACACCTAAAGATGCAGCGGCATGCGTCACATGCTGCCCTCCAGCCTGGATTATTTTGCCCCACTGCTAAAAAGGGGACTTATTGTTTTTGAGGGgatgtacaaaaaaaagctgGAGATTGGAATGTAAAATACAGTAGTTAACTGCTGGGGTTGCGCACGCAAAAATGACACCATCAGACGACAACTTGCGGATAAGTCGATCTGAAAAAAAACGTTGTTAATGCCCTAGTGTGTACCCACACCTGTGGGGCTGGTAAGGGTGCCCGTAGTGCTGTACAGGTGAGTGCTGTCCACGGTGAGCAGGTCCGGCCGCAGGGACAGGTAGCTCTGTTGCTGTCCCTGTGGGATGGCCAACACAGTCGCCAGCTGTTGCCCCGGCAGCGCGTATGACACAGTGATAGGCAGGTCCACTTTGCGCTTCTTGGCCGGCTGGATGACGACCTCAGCTGAGGTGGGGGTGGTGGCGATCCCCGCCGTCCTCCTGTCCATGTCCCCACGTGGAGAGCCCTGAGACGGGGATAGAGCCCCTACAGCCTGGATCTGAATCTGCTGGCCACTGGCCACTGCTGCTATCAGCTGAGCCTGGATCTGTGAGAAGAGatcagtgggggggggggaaagcaCAGAACGAAATCACCCTtggtagtgggcagccatgaaagtcgcccggggagcagtgtgtgctgctCAGTgtcacatcagtggcaccttggtggtttgggatccAAACCGGCAGCCCTCCAATAACaggtccgtttctttacccgTTAGGTCATACACGCCCTCATAAAACAACTGGCTCTCTAACCTGACAAACCTTTCTAAAACCTTACATGCACTTTTAAACAGGGgggtagtaacctagtgagtcacacactcacctataaaccagatgaccacaaagtcagaggttcaaaccccacttactactgttatgactgtccctgtagcacATGGTCCTGCTACACTTTGACTAGATCCAAATCAAAGTAACACCAGTCAATGCATCTAAGCCTGCACTTTTCTGCCAAATCCACACTCTATGGTGAAACAGTAggattttaagaggattttttttacctgctggTGCTGTTCTTCTGTGAGTTCACCATGCTGTACCAGCTGTGTTGCCGTGGTAAtgccctgcagctgctgctgttggcaAGGGGAGGGTACCTGTAGCACTTGGCCTATTTGAGGTTGCTGGCCCTGAATCTGCACCTGCGAGAGGGGACATATGTTGAGACCAGGGGAAATAAAACCCGAACACGCGTGGCCAAGCAGCACGGACCAACCTGCACTTGTATCTGTTGTTCGCCAGCCTGGGGGATGGCTGCTGTCAGCTGAGGGGAGATCTGCGATGCTGCGACCTGGGTGACCTGTGTGGACGATACCTGCTGCTCCTGTGGCATCTGTTGCACCTGCACCTGAACCTGCTCCAGCCAATGAGGAGTTCAACACCATTATAACAGTATTGAATGTTAAAATACGTATTCCTATGTAAATTATCAGCAAGGCTCATGTCAATAAATTATTGCCACATTTAGTCACcatcataaatatttttatgttcattAGAAAGCATGAGGGAGAAGCATGAACAATTCCTCTTACTGGACAGGCGAGTTCCAGCAGAGACCCAGCCACTTCTGTGCTGTCAGTGTAGATGCAGTTGGACCCCTGCTGGTAGACCAGGGTGTTGCTGTCGGTGCCCTGAGGGCTGAACTCCTGCAAGGCTTCCGGTCCTTTGTTGGCCAGCGACTCCAGGAACTCCTTCATACGGTGCTGGGGTACGCTGCGTGCCTTCACGCGCACCAGCTCCTCAAACGACACTGTGCCCTCCATGGAGTTATTCATGGCAAGGTCCAGCGCCACCTACTGCCCCCTGCAGGCCACTGGGAGACATCACACATGCAAGGGTTGATCATTATTCCAATCTTGGAGCTGGACCAAAGTAAAAGACAATGGACAAAAGACATAGCAACAATCAAAATAAATAtcacaatttaaaatataaaaggaaataaatacatacaaataaaaaatatacttttttagcTGATCAGCTGAGCTGAAAGCGCGAGGGTGTATAATGGTGTAGCAGCTCAGACAGGCAACATGGGGCAAGACCATTGAGGGCTTTAAAACGAATCCTAAAAGCTCTGGACAACCAGTAGAATGAGGCTAAAATAGGGAAATGTGCTCATGTTTacgtgtgaaagtgaagtcattgtgaaacactgcagcacagcacacggtgacacaacgaaatgtgtcctctgctttaaccatcacccttggcgagctgtgggcagccatgacaggtgcccgtggagcagtgtgtgaggacgctgctgtgctcagtggattcgaaccagcaaccttccttagctgctaggccaccactgcccccattgaTGGGGGAGCCATTTACCCCTACATGAAGTGCATTACAGTAATCCAACCGGGTGGTGACAAAGGCGTGGATTACAGCATACAAAGAACTGGTTTCAATTTATCCAGCTTTCTCAtttggaaaaaatgaattttgctCCCGCCTGATCTGACTGCCAATATTCTAACCGCTGAAGAAAAAGTGTGTCTGCTGAATGCCATAAATATTCATGTATTCAAATAAATGTTCTCAAATCGTAAAAAAATTCCAAACAATGGCaaatcacatacatacatggaCTTTAACAAGGAAAGGTCTTGAAATAAGTGGCTCTGGTTAATACTGATAAGATATTGATGTTGA harbors:
- the LOC114798496 gene encoding receptor-type tyrosine-protein phosphatase V-like translates to MRGRTFSREHILQEFQQHCQELAANDNAGYKQQFEDLCDVGQEFSTRAGELDANKNKNRYPYILPYDHSRVRLSLLESILHSDYINASYVPGGSSARDFICTQGPLRNTMADFWRMVWEQNVHIIIMVTALRESGKVLCDQYWPPERGTGCYGNIQVTTATCKRCPESYITSIYLQQSGSSSRRKVTHYLYPGWPDQGVPHNLSSLGAFVEHVRQHMDNTQRLGPTVVHCSAGVGRSGSFVALLWLTQLCVRGILPDVKATVQDLRRHRVLMVQTLEQYICVHKCLLHWLGADNKDPQSRTQGAHLHTSVPQQSQPRSRSQNSRKSTRRAHQSETAHSHTQQPSQSILQALHTHLRVIHPSNLLRRMRPHSTNPQTSANTHQ
- the LOC114798274 gene encoding glutamine-rich protein 1-like, with translation MNNSMEGTVSFEELVRVKARSVPQHRMKEFLESLANKGPEALQEFSPQGTDSNTLVYQQGSNCIYTDSTEVAGSLLELACPVQVQVQQMPQEQQVSSTQVTQVAASQISPQLTAAIPQAGEQQIQVQVQIQGQQPQIGQVLQVPSPCQQQQLQGITTATQLVQHGELTEEQHQQIQAQLIAAVASGQQIQIQAVGALSPSQGSPRGDMDRRTAGIATTPTSAEVVIQPAKKRKVDLPITVSYALPGQQLATVLAIPQGQQQSYLSLRPDLLTVDSTHLYSTTGTLTSPTGETWTIPVYSAPAQQQGIAHIAIPQDAYGTTALQVAAPTLTTTDDKDKQLKMAVASVSTGAASAVSTATLSGVVAGQEETVQTLANTLFPAQFMNGNIHIPVAVQTVNGTYPNATQSLQIWDPHQQQIVQAQGGVATEHQLQAQAVTVTEVESEPQAPPELLLPTSLKPDEGLVVWKLWAQHKNSELEKNEQTKLAPIGRRQLLRYQEDLISCAVAELNVALAMMTEEARGMEGEAYEADVLYYIFLCIQKYLFENGRVDDVFSDPYYSRFHQWLHRILEPWKPSIHPLGYVMPSHVTEEMLWECKQLGAHSPSTLLTTLMFFNTKYFQLMSVDQHLKVAFSKVLRHTKKNPSNPKDKSTSIRFLKGAGPHHLGQKVTDDMYAEQSEHPENPLRCPIKLYDFYLFKCPQTAKGRNDAFYLTPEPVVSPDSPIWYSTQPVSREQVEHMLTRILVVREIQEAITMATGSLQ